A single region of the Maylandia zebra isolate NMK-2024a linkage group LG17, Mzebra_GT3a, whole genome shotgun sequence genome encodes:
- the LOC101487739 gene encoding transmembrane protein 53 isoform X1, translating to MGNLLFSTGLIRTDATKSDKVNRRHLIAKTICNGITYYYTPLTGTGCETECLAKNFQDSAALCPTFPVSPSAEASSTLLSDSPSNTSVSYQKQSYSSSTSRPLLVFFSWLGAQPGGMAKYRDLYLDRGMDVLLVQSSVMHFLWPRWGLEYGLEVLKILENPPFAGRVMLVHASSIGGYTFTQILTHIVQEPKKHGGLAQRMMGHIYDSLVVGTLDHMAIGIGRTLVPRFESFVKNTAMLYFWLFKTHTADFYETSIQVFHNSPVTAPALFFFSENDAMCNTAVMEKLIDVWRQRGVDVHSRKWKKSIHAAHLRCHPDDYLSTLQHFLNSLPIYSCKKTI from the exons ATGGGAAACCTGCTGTTCTCCACAgg CCTCATAAGGACTGATGCAACCAAGTCGGATAAAGTTAACAGACGACATTTAATAGCCAAAACGATCTGCAATGGCATAACCTATTATTACACTCCACTCACTGGTACAGGTTGCGAAACAGAATGTCTTGCCAAAAATTTTCAAGATTCTGCAGCTCTTTGCCCCACGTTCCCTGTTTCACCATCTGCAGAAGCCTCCTCTACACTCCTCTCAGATTCACCGTCAAACACATCTGTCTCCTACCAAAAACAATCATATTCTTCGTCCACTTCTCGTCCACTTCTGGTTTTCTTCTCCTGGCTTGGAGCCCAACCAGGGGGAATGGCTAAGTACCGGGACCTTTATCTGGACCGTGGCATGGATGTCCTCCTGGTTCAGAGCAGTGTGATGCATTTCCTGTGGCCTCGATGGGGGCTTGAGTATGGATTGGAGGTTCTGAAAATTCTGGAGAACCCTCCCTTCGCAGGGAGGGTGATGCTGGTTCATGCTTCTTCCATCGGTGGCTACACTTTCACTCAAATCCTCACCCACATTGTCCAAGAACCAAAAAAACATGGAGGCCTGGCACAGAGGATGATGGGACACATCTATGACAGCTTAGTGGTCGGCACACTGGACCACATGGCGATAG GCATTGGTAGAACTCTGGTGCCACGTTTTGAGAGCTTTGTCAAAAACACTGCCATGCTTTACTTCTGGCTTTTCAAAACCCACACGGCAGACTTCTATGAGACCAGCATCCAAGTGTTCCACAACAGCCCAGTTACCGCTCCCGctctcttcttcttcagtgAAAACGATGCAATGTGCAACACTGCAGTGATGGAAAAGCTGATTGACGTCTGGAGACAGAGAGGAGTGGACGTGCACAGCAGAAAGTGGAAGAAGTCGATACATGCGGCCCACTTGCGCTGCCACCCAGATGATTACCTCTCCACCCTGCAACACTTTTTGAACTCGCTGCCCATTTACTCCTGTAAAAAAACAATCTAA
- the LOC101487739 gene encoding uncharacterized protein LOC101487739 isoform X2, with the protein MGNLLFSTGLIRTDATKSDKVNRRHLIAKTICNGITYYYTPLTGTGCETECLAKNFQDSAALCPTFPVSPSAEASSTLLSDSPSNTSVSYQKQSYSSSTSRPLLVFFSWLGAQPGGMAKYRDLYLDRGMDVLLVQSSVMHFLWPRWGLEYGLEVLKILENPPFAGRVMLVHASSIGGYTFTQILTHIVQEPKKHGGLAQRMMGHIYDSLVVGTLDHMAIDFYETSIQVFHNSPVTAPALFFFSENDAMCNTAVMEKLIDVWRQRGVDVHSRKWKKSIHAAHLRCHPDDYLSTLQHFLNSLPIYSCKKTI; encoded by the exons ATGGGAAACCTGCTGTTCTCCACAgg CCTCATAAGGACTGATGCAACCAAGTCGGATAAAGTTAACAGACGACATTTAATAGCCAAAACGATCTGCAATGGCATAACCTATTATTACACTCCACTCACTGGTACAGGTTGCGAAACAGAATGTCTTGCCAAAAATTTTCAAGATTCTGCAGCTCTTTGCCCCACGTTCCCTGTTTCACCATCTGCAGAAGCCTCCTCTACACTCCTCTCAGATTCACCGTCAAACACATCTGTCTCCTACCAAAAACAATCATATTCTTCGTCCACTTCTCGTCCACTTCTGGTTTTCTTCTCCTGGCTTGGAGCCCAACCAGGGGGAATGGCTAAGTACCGGGACCTTTATCTGGACCGTGGCATGGATGTCCTCCTGGTTCAGAGCAGTGTGATGCATTTCCTGTGGCCTCGATGGGGGCTTGAGTATGGATTGGAGGTTCTGAAAATTCTGGAGAACCCTCCCTTCGCAGGGAGGGTGATGCTGGTTCATGCTTCTTCCATCGGTGGCTACACTTTCACTCAAATCCTCACCCACATTGTCCAAGAACCAAAAAAACATGGAGGCCTGGCACAGAGGATGATGGGACACATCTATGACAGCTTAGTGGTCGGCACACTGGACCACATGGCGATAG ACTTCTATGAGACCAGCATCCAAGTGTTCCACAACAGCCCAGTTACCGCTCCCGctctcttcttcttcagtgAAAACGATGCAATGTGCAACACTGCAGTGATGGAAAAGCTGATTGACGTCTGGAGACAGAGAGGAGTGGACGTGCACAGCAGAAAGTGGAAGAAGTCGATACATGCGGCCCACTTGCGCTGCCACCCAGATGATTACCTCTCCACCCTGCAACACTTTTTGAACTCGCTGCCCATTTACTCCTGTAAAAAAACAATCTAA
- the LOC143413178 gene encoding uncharacterized protein LOC143413178, which translates to MVDISDFLRGRGVPEDAILLMEEQKIDCDVIALMDDATLANYIPSYGDRIAVFNFCKSKQPLSKRKLGLLQKLREKMKTRKESPKENTSHTDAGIRQTKKQKATRNVEIGWIHCDGKIAKQVRAKQGGGTRKIQMATDAGLKDILQEGKKLFFPNGISPKGCETDFEFEVWDFKQNHLTDDTCQSIGNMYEAARLTMLRFYIATKPKDPEEDASETSEVVFVSESSGSDINPLQVGEVRGNFDEVIAGSEILDDPEITFGPIFDAEEDTEDTLVYEGFLVPLSPPNSENIITITIRHTDTLHDMITALLPDNTEEPGTGSGILRDVLTCFWHEFYERCTLGATIKVPFIRHDFPAEKWKAVGRILLKGYQECQYFPNKLAIPFMEQVLFSGVYSDLKAHFLQFVSSQECDVLMEAVKDFSAVDLDDLVEILDSYGCRKRITAETLPTILDEIAHKELVQKPMFVIDCWREIIDPHISLSPEGLTKLFSELQPTSKKVCQLLKFAVDLTPQQKEVKNHLKRFIRELDNIKLQKFMRFCTGSDLIVTNSIYVEFQDMTEFTRRPVGRTCGNVLQLANSYENFPDFRSEFNAVLESNVWVMDIV; encoded by the exons ATGGTGGATATAAGTGACTTTTTGCGTGGCCGAGGGGTCCCCGAAGATGCTATTTTATTAATGGAAGAGCAGAAG ATTGACTGTGACGTCATAGCGCTGATGGATGACGCAACTTTGGCAAACTACATTCCCTCGTACGGAGACCGAATTGCCGTCTTCAATTTCTGCAAAAGCAAGCAACCACTGTCAAAAAGAAAACTAGGACTTCTGCAAAAACTTCGTGAGAAAATGAAAACCAGAAAAGAAAGTCCAAAGGAGAACACTTCACATACAGATGCAGGAATAAGACagacaaagaagcaaaaagcaaCACGCAATGTTGAGATAGGATGGATACATTGTGATGGAAAAATAGCCAAACAGGTGAGAGCGAAGCAGGGAGGTGGCACTAGAAAAATTCAAATGGCCACTGATGCTGGATTAAAAGATATTCTTCAGGAAggaaagaaacttttttttcctaatgGCATATCTCCTAAGGGATGTGAAACAGATTTTGAGTTTGAGGTTTGGGACTTTAAACAGAACCACCTTACTGATGATACCTGCCAGTCTATTGGCAATATGTATGAGGCAGCGAGACTGACAATGTTACGCTTCTACATTGCAACAAAACCAAAAGATCCTGAAGAAGATGCCAGCGAGACATCTGAAGTGGTGTTTGTCTCAGAAAGCAGTGGCAGTGATATTAATCCATTGCAAGTGGGGGAAGTCAGGGGTAATTTTGATGAAGTCATCGCTGGTTCAGAAATTTTAGATGATCCAGAAATTACTTTTGGTCCAATTTTTGATGCTGAAGAAGATACAGAAGACACATTAGTCTATGAGGGTTTTCTTGTACCCCTCAGTCCACCTAATTCAGAGAACATAATAACAATCACCATACGTCATACTGACACTTTACATGACATGATTACTGCTTTACTTCCAGACAACACAGAAGAACCAGGCACTGGATCAGGAATACTAAGAGATGTACTCACATGCTTCTGGCATGAATTTTATGAGCGATGCACCCTAGGTGCAACCATTAAAGTGCCATTCATTCGCCATGATTTTCCTGCTGAAAAATGGAAGGCAGTTGGGCGAATACTCCTGAAAGGTTACCAAGAATGTCAGTATTTTCCAAATAAACTTGCAATCCCTTTTATGGAACAAGTGCTTTTCAGTGGTGTTTACAGTGATCTTAAAGCACACTTTCTACAGTTTGTCAGCAGCcaagaatgtgatgttttgatGGAAGCAGTAAAAGATTTCTCTGCAGTTGACTTGGATGATCTTGTGGAAATTCTTGACAGTTATGGCTGTAGAAAAAGAATCACTGCTGAGACTCTTCCTACAATCCTTGATGAAATAGCACACAAAGAGCTTGTCCAAAAACCAATGTTTGTTATTGACTGCTGGCGGGAGATCATCGACCCCCATATCTCCCTCAGTCCGGAGGGACTGACCAAGTTATTCTCTGAACTGCAACCAACTTCAAAAAAAGTGTGCCAGCTGCTGAAATTTGCTGTGGATTTGACTCCACAacaaaaagaagtgaaaaatcATCTCAAAAGATTCATCAGAGAGCTGGATAACATTAAACTTCAGAAATTTATGCGTTTCTGCACCGGATCTGACCTTATAGTAACAAACAGTATTTATGTGGAATTTCAAGATATGACAGAGTTTACAAGAAGACCAGTCGGACGCACGTGTGGGAATGTTCTGCAGCTAGCTAACAGCTATGAAAACTTCCCAGATTTTCGTTCTGAATTTAATGCAGTTCTTGAAAGTAATGTCTGGGTGATGGACATTGTTTAG